Proteins found in one Amycolatopsis umgeniensis genomic segment:
- a CDS encoding exopolysaccharide biosynthesis polyprenyl glycosylphosphotransferase, whose protein sequence is MTELRSPAPAGPLPGQRRRRTAATTRKRPLLARVNAVVFLLLTVDFASWLAAIAVTGAELPEAAVAGVALAGARLAGRVHRRRLWLSWLQDLPRSVATSGVAFVLVDCVTLVTDPGGYGMSAAQELVLVFVVLSESVRPGVFAVGRWGRRRLRRCDRAIVVGAGESAGELIRTMMRHPEFGLLPVGFVPSGSEPWNGELPVEVVHDGLAEAITRHGAGTVVFAHSGDSDSAVAAAVVTAHRFGCVTLVLPRLSALCPDKPGTDRLRGHPLVWLAGVPTRRPGWRVKRVLEGVLAAAALGVLAPVIAVCALAVVLESGFPVIFRQVRVGVDGRTFLLYKIRSVRQDTVDDSRTRWSVAGDRRVGPVGRFLRKTSLDELPQLWNVVRGDMALVGPRPERPVFVEEFSAVHDLYWARHRVPTGLTGLAQVHGLRGDTSIAERARYDNYYIANWSLWLDLKIIILTVGELWCRRQR, encoded by the coding sequence GTGACCGAATTGAGGAGCCCCGCCCCGGCCGGGCCACTGCCGGGTCAGCGGCGTCGAAGGACCGCCGCCACGACACGGAAGCGGCCGTTGCTGGCCCGGGTCAACGCCGTCGTGTTCTTGTTGCTGACGGTCGATTTCGCGTCCTGGCTGGCGGCGATCGCGGTCACCGGCGCGGAACTGCCGGAAGCGGCCGTGGCGGGGGTCGCGCTCGCGGGCGCCCGGCTCGCCGGGCGGGTGCACCGACGTCGCCTGTGGCTTTCCTGGCTCCAGGATCTGCCGCGGTCGGTGGCGACCTCGGGGGTCGCGTTCGTGCTGGTGGACTGCGTGACACTGGTGACGGACCCCGGCGGATACGGAATGTCCGCCGCGCAAGAACTCGTGCTGGTGTTCGTCGTGCTCAGCGAAAGCGTCCGGCCTGGGGTCTTCGCCGTCGGCCGGTGGGGGCGCAGACGGCTCCGGCGGTGCGACCGCGCCATCGTGGTGGGAGCGGGGGAAAGCGCGGGCGAGTTGATCCGGACCATGATGCGGCACCCCGAATTCGGCCTGCTGCCGGTCGGTTTCGTGCCTTCGGGCTCGGAGCCGTGGAACGGGGAACTCCCGGTGGAGGTGGTCCACGACGGTCTGGCCGAAGCCATCACCCGGCACGGGGCGGGCACGGTCGTGTTCGCGCACTCCGGCGACAGCGACAGCGCGGTCGCCGCCGCGGTCGTCACGGCACACCGGTTCGGTTGCGTCACCCTGGTCCTGCCTCGGTTGTCCGCGCTCTGCCCGGACAAGCCGGGGACCGATCGGTTACGCGGTCATCCTTTGGTGTGGTTGGCGGGCGTGCCGACCCGTCGGCCCGGTTGGCGGGTCAAGCGTGTGCTCGAAGGGGTGCTGGCCGCCGCCGCGCTCGGTGTCCTGGCGCCGGTCATCGCGGTGTGCGCGCTCGCCGTCGTGCTGGAGAGCGGATTTCCGGTGATCTTCCGGCAGGTGCGGGTCGGCGTCGACGGCCGGACCTTCTTGCTCTATAAGATCCGCAGCGTGCGACAGGACACTGTGGACGATTCGCGGACACGCTGGTCGGTGGCCGGGGATCGCCGGGTCGGCCCGGTCGGGCGGTTTCTGCGAAAGACCTCTTTGGACGAACTGCCACAGCTGTGGAACGTCGTACGCGGGGACATGGCGCTCGTCGGCCCGCGTCCGGAGCGTCCGGTGTTCGTCGAAGAGTTCTCCGCCGTCCACGACCTGTATTGGGCCCGGCACCGGGTTCCCACCGGGTTGACCGGTCTCGCGCAGGTGCACGGTCTCCGCGGGGACACGTCCATCGCGGAGAGGGCGCGCTACGACAACTACTACATCGCCAACTGGTCGCTCTGGCTGGATTTGAAGATCATCATCCTCACGGTGGGAGAACTGTGGTGCCGAAGGCAGCGCTGA
- a CDS encoding STAS domain-containing protein, giving the protein MERMWLPGLVPGAAVQAWCSHGDPAVIALTGELDSYTFVVVETAVAATLVRNRGKRAIVLDLAEVTFLSATGIRALHDAVDQAAARGVTLRFALGSHAIVRRALNATGMAAVLDLYPDRLAALDAADSLAFLGLIQSL; this is encoded by the coding sequence ATGGAAAGAATGTGGTTACCGGGCCTCGTGCCCGGCGCGGCGGTGCAGGCTTGGTGCTCGCACGGGGATCCGGCCGTCATCGCCTTGACCGGTGAATTGGACTCGTACACCTTTGTCGTGGTGGAGACGGCGGTCGCGGCGACGCTCGTCCGGAACCGGGGAAAACGAGCGATCGTGCTCGATCTCGCCGAGGTGACGTTCCTGAGCGCGACCGGAATCCGAGCACTGCACGACGCCGTCGATCAAGCAGCGGCCAGAGGCGTCACACTCCGGTTCGCCCTCGGTTCCCACGCCATCGTGCGCCGCGCCCTGAACGCGACGGGCATGGCCGCCGTCCTCGACCTCTATCCCGACCGGCTCGCCGCTCTCGACGCGGCCGATTCGCTCGCTTTCCTCGGCCTGATCCAGTCGCTCTGA
- the wecB gene encoding non-hydrolyzing UDP-N-acetylglucosamine 2-epimerase, which yields MSLAAGLRAPSADHRGTTRAETAGGVVLVCGTRPELIKLSPLMSHFGDDCTIVYTGQHYDDSLYSRIRADLPPSARFRELGVTAAGRGAQLGKAISALDEVLAAYPHPVVLVQGDTTSALAGALAANARELPLVHIEAGLRSHDRAMPEEHNRILIDHVADLCCAPTDLNRLNLLAENIPSERVAVTGNTVVEALRTALPSAEDRATVLSARGLRRDEYALATIHRPENVDDPVRLAEILRELCGLPLPVVFPLHPRTGKSVERFGLTRLLEPLLVIEPQAYPAFLALAAEAAVVISDSGGIQEEVSVLKRPVVVVRRSTERPEISGLFGVLVPAGPLIGIETAVWLNDVAGHRERLSLLPSPYGDGSACRRIADAIEAKFPWVCGREPGLSRR from the coding sequence ATGTCGCTTGCCGCCGGCCTCCGAGCCCCCTCGGCGGACCACAGGGGTACGACGCGAGCCGAAACGGCCGGAGGTGTCGTACTGGTCTGCGGAACACGGCCGGAACTCATCAAGCTTTCGCCGCTGATGAGCCATTTCGGGGACGACTGCACGATCGTCTACACAGGACAGCACTACGACGATTCGCTGTACTCGCGTATCCGGGCGGATCTGCCGCCGTCGGCGCGATTCCGGGAACTGGGCGTGACGGCCGCCGGTCGCGGTGCGCAGCTCGGGAAGGCGATCAGCGCGCTCGACGAGGTCCTGGCCGCGTATCCGCATCCGGTGGTGCTGGTGCAGGGCGACACGACATCCGCGCTCGCCGGCGCGCTGGCGGCCAACGCGCGCGAACTCCCGTTGGTGCACATCGAAGCCGGGCTTCGGAGCCATGACCGCGCGATGCCCGAGGAACACAACCGGATCCTGATCGATCACGTCGCCGATCTCTGCTGTGCTCCGACCGACCTCAACCGGCTGAACCTGTTGGCCGAGAACATCCCGTCCGAACGCGTCGCCGTCACGGGCAACACCGTCGTGGAGGCGCTGCGCACGGCGCTCCCGTCCGCGGAGGACCGCGCGACCGTCTTGTCCGCCCGCGGACTCCGCCGGGACGAATACGCCCTCGCCACCATCCACCGGCCGGAGAACGTCGACGATCCCGTGCGACTGGCGGAGATCCTGCGTGAGCTCTGCGGGCTGCCACTTCCGGTCGTGTTCCCCTTGCATCCACGGACGGGCAAGAGTGTCGAGCGGTTCGGCCTGACCAGGCTCTTGGAACCACTTCTGGTCATCGAGCCCCAGGCGTATCCGGCGTTCCTCGCGCTGGCTGCCGAAGCCGCGGTGGTGATCTCGGATTCCGGTGGTATCCAAGAAGAAGTGAGTGTGCTGAAACGACCGGTGGTCGTCGTGCGACGCAGCACCGAGCGTCCCGAAATCTCCGGTCTGTTCGGCGTCCTGGTTCCGGCCGGACCTCTGATCGGCATCGAGACCGCGGTGTGGCTGAACGACGTCGCGGGGCACCGCGAACGTCTCAGCCTGCTCCCCTCGCCGTACGGGGACGGGTCGGCCTGCCGCCGGATCGCGGACGCGATCGAGGCGAAGTTCCCGTGGGTATGCGGTCGAGAACCCGGTCTGTCACGTCGTTGA
- a CDS encoding lysyl oxidase family protein: MKISAQKQVPPLLKKYVTLAAVMLLTAVTTSVPSSDASPRLLLPDLRQALPGCAGGFSGDVSKCVDWDVCMVLDPAAPNGRCVLPAAAKAVRLRFTSSEENIGDGPLLLYGRRGDTTQSRMSVRQALRNAADGAIPADYEAAQRSTRTFTYYEPATDHQHWHLMNFEHFALVSQQGKTVVTDRKNGFCLGDRFRVADADRLARVPGESGPDAELARRLRANKCRHHEPAALDVVEGISVGSGDDYKYDVDFQWLDITDVPSGTYDLVNTVNDDRTLAETDYGNNSSSIALSIEWPDGAPGLHEVLPRGPVVKFLRGCPGRKRCG, encoded by the coding sequence TTGAAGATTTCAGCACAGAAACAGGTCCCGCCCTTGCTCAAGAAATACGTGACCCTGGCCGCGGTGATGCTCTTGACGGCCGTCACGACCTCCGTTCCCTCCTCCGATGCGTCACCACGCCTCCTCTTGCCGGATCTCCGCCAGGCCCTGCCTGGATGCGCCGGGGGTTTCTCCGGCGACGTCTCGAAATGCGTCGACTGGGACGTGTGCATGGTGCTCGACCCGGCTGCGCCGAACGGCCGTTGCGTCCTCCCTGCCGCCGCGAAAGCCGTCAGGCTGCGGTTCACCAGCTCGGAGGAGAACATCGGCGACGGCCCCTTGCTGCTCTACGGCCGACGCGGTGACACGACGCAGAGCCGCATGTCCGTCCGGCAAGCCCTGCGCAACGCCGCGGACGGTGCGATACCGGCCGATTACGAGGCGGCACAGCGCTCGACTCGCACCTTCACCTATTACGAACCCGCCACGGATCACCAGCATTGGCACTTGATGAACTTCGAGCATTTCGCACTCGTCTCGCAGCAAGGAAAAACCGTGGTCACCGATCGCAAGAACGGCTTCTGTCTCGGCGATCGCTTCCGCGTCGCGGACGCGGACCGGCTCGCGCGGGTTCCTGGTGAGTCCGGGCCGGACGCGGAACTCGCCCGGCGGCTGCGCGCGAACAAATGCCGCCATCACGAACCGGCCGCGCTGGACGTGGTCGAAGGGATCTCCGTCGGTTCCGGTGACGACTACAAGTACGACGTCGACTTCCAATGGCTCGACATCACCGACGTCCCGTCGGGGACGTACGACCTCGTGAACACCGTGAACGACGACCGGACGCTGGCGGAAACCGACTACGGCAACAATTCCTCGTCCATCGCGCTGTCCATCGAATGGCCGGACGGGGCGCCGGGCCTGCACGAAGTCCTCCCACGAGGCCCCGTCGTCAAGTTCCTCCGCGGTTGCCCCGGCCGGAAACGGTGCGGTTGA
- a CDS encoding glycosyltransferase: protein MKRIAYLLTQDRGGPVDVTVRLAATLLDEGVDVRVFGPLPARGAELLKGCHEHLLVAGKQDLSAAGRARAAIRAWRPDVVHAQDRRSGLVLAGSRFGRGVRPALVQTYHGVPDDVTEPWFRDAPGSGGPSAYTRAVLTGDAVVARMLDHTIVPAEAMGRFLRRRLRVPAGRLTRIDNCVGSVRPSPPAGPVRHLIFVGLLVERKGILDLLAALGALGVFPRDARLTVVGDGPQRAEAERAAQAPPLRGRVTFLGFRPDVPALIANADALVLPSAMEQQPLVVAEAMAAGKPVIATDTGGVADMLGPGHLVPPGDVRALAARLRTLFADPDPGRTGVLLAARARRRFTPEVCAQRHIDLYESLLRFDHHHRVGRGQLEGGGRWRR, encoded by the coding sequence GTGAAACGCATCGCCTATCTGCTCACTCAGGACCGGGGCGGCCCGGTGGACGTCACCGTGCGCCTCGCCGCGACACTGCTCGACGAGGGTGTCGACGTTCGCGTGTTCGGTCCCCTCCCGGCGCGAGGAGCCGAGCTGCTCAAAGGCTGTCACGAACATCTTCTCGTGGCGGGGAAACAGGACCTTTCCGCTGCCGGTCGTGCCCGGGCGGCGATCCGGGCCTGGCGACCGGACGTCGTGCACGCCCAGGACCGACGGTCCGGGCTCGTCCTCGCGGGCTCGCGCTTCGGCCGTGGCGTGCGGCCCGCCCTCGTCCAGACCTACCACGGTGTCCCGGACGACGTGACCGAGCCGTGGTTTCGTGACGCGCCGGGTTCCGGCGGGCCGTCCGCCTACACGCGGGCGGTCCTGACGGGGGATGCCGTGGTCGCCCGGATGCTGGACCACACGATCGTGCCCGCCGAAGCGATGGGCCGGTTCCTGCGCCGACGGCTACGCGTGCCCGCGGGACGGCTGACGCGGATCGACAACTGCGTCGGCTCGGTGCGGCCGAGCCCACCGGCAGGACCGGTCCGCCACTTGATCTTCGTAGGGCTTCTGGTGGAGCGCAAAGGAATCCTCGACCTGCTCGCCGCGCTCGGCGCCCTCGGTGTCTTTCCCCGCGATGCCCGGCTGACCGTGGTGGGCGACGGACCGCAGCGGGCCGAAGCCGAACGGGCCGCTCAGGCGCCTCCCTTACGCGGGCGCGTGACCTTCCTGGGTTTCCGGCCGGACGTCCCCGCGCTGATCGCGAACGCGGACGCCCTGGTGCTGCCGTCCGCCATGGAACAGCAGCCCCTGGTCGTGGCGGAGGCGATGGCCGCCGGAAAGCCGGTCATCGCCACCGATACCGGTGGTGTCGCCGACATGCTCGGCCCGGGTCACCTGGTGCCGCCGGGCGACGTCCGCGCCCTCGCCGCCCGCTTGCGCACGCTGTTCGCCGATCCGGATCCGGGCCGGACCGGCGTCCTGCTCGCCGCGCGTGCCCGGCGGCGGTTCACGCCGGAAGTGTGCGCACAGCGGCATATCGACCTCTACGAGTCGCTACTTCGGTTTGACCATCACCACCGCGTCGGCCGCGGCCAACTCGAGGGTGGCGGGCGGTGGCGGCGATGA
- a CDS encoding putative glycoside hydrolase has product MPKAALRRDHPRATRLCAALVLAVGCVAGCTWSSAEEVAAPPPKPSAPCAWWYGIGQPPTAAELELAARRYDVVVLNADQAPAMRKLRELNPRIKVLVYKDLSSTRNYAGAVNGGEDAEFLPSGIGYVAAQRAHPEWFATDTRGSRIEWQGYPRHWQMTVWDQAYQQAWKTAVVAEVTREGWDGILADNDFNSLSHYSAAILTGTATAAETDRKLRDGLEAFLSLVGEAFQKAGKLFVPNVSETHLLPGRWTAHSRFGGAMEENFGFRENGGAGGLLTFRGNEFQELRAQAALGESLLLLVTRTRSAQQDRAGYASAALLAGPRTCWTPATTDDYRDPEWSPLQSSGLGEAVDAAGRQPNGVWTRTFTSGWVAVNPTSATQTVTPPEGLVPVGGPPARPKTSSPAPATSSPPPPATLELAAADAVVMVKPK; this is encoded by the coding sequence GTGCCGAAGGCAGCGCTGAGGCGCGATCACCCGAGGGCGACCAGGCTGTGCGCCGCACTCGTCCTGGCCGTGGGATGCGTGGCCGGGTGCACTTGGAGTTCCGCCGAAGAGGTGGCGGCGCCGCCACCGAAACCGTCGGCACCGTGCGCGTGGTGGTACGGGATCGGGCAACCGCCGACGGCCGCCGAGCTCGAACTGGCCGCGCGGCGCTACGACGTGGTCGTGCTCAACGCCGACCAGGCACCGGCGATGCGGAAGCTCCGTGAGCTCAACCCGCGGATCAAAGTGCTGGTGTACAAGGACTTGTCCAGCACCCGCAATTACGCGGGCGCGGTGAACGGCGGCGAGGACGCCGAGTTCCTGCCCAGTGGCATCGGGTATGTCGCGGCGCAGCGGGCGCACCCCGAGTGGTTCGCGACCGACACCCGGGGAAGCCGCATCGAGTGGCAGGGATACCCGAGGCACTGGCAGATGACGGTGTGGGACCAGGCCTACCAGCAGGCCTGGAAGACCGCCGTGGTGGCGGAGGTGACCAGGGAGGGTTGGGACGGGATCCTCGCCGACAACGACTTCAATTCGTTGAGTCACTACTCGGCGGCGATCCTCACCGGCACCGCGACAGCGGCCGAAACCGACCGGAAACTGCGGGATGGCCTCGAAGCCTTCCTGTCTCTGGTGGGTGAAGCGTTCCAGAAGGCGGGCAAGTTGTTCGTGCCGAACGTGTCGGAAACCCATCTGCTGCCGGGGAGATGGACGGCGCACTCCCGGTTCGGCGGTGCCATGGAAGAGAATTTCGGGTTCCGCGAGAACGGCGGGGCAGGTGGTCTGCTCACTTTCCGCGGCAACGAGTTCCAGGAGTTGCGGGCCCAAGCCGCGCTCGGTGAGTCGCTGTTGCTGCTGGTCACGCGGACGAGGTCCGCCCAGCAAGACCGGGCGGGTTATGCCAGCGCGGCACTGCTGGCCGGTCCGCGGACGTGCTGGACCCCGGCCACGACGGACGACTACCGCGATCCGGAGTGGTCCCCTCTGCAGAGCAGCGGTCTCGGGGAGGCGGTGGACGCCGCGGGCCGTCAGCCGAACGGGGTCTGGACCCGGACGTTCACCAGCGGCTGGGTCGCGGTGAACCCGACTTCGGCGACGCAGACCGTGACGCCTCCCGAAGGCCTTGTGCCGGTGGGTGGCCCGCCCGCCCGTCCCAAGACTTCTTCACCCGCCCCGGCTACCTCATCGCCGCCACCGCCCGCCACCCTCGAGTTGGCCGCGGCCGACGCGGTGGTGATGGTCAAACCGAAGTAG
- a CDS encoding FAD-dependent oxidoreductase — translation MTTTSSQVAVIGGGIGGLAAAHRLARHGVQVTLLEAGDQLGGLGTFFPYRDRWVERFYHCVMPTDSDLLRLLAELGLEDSVRWRKTTMGMVVDGRRHRFNSALDLLRFTPLRFHERVRFGAVSLLLRRLGRGRDLDTLRTEDWLRGLYGRRVWEELFAPMFGSKFGSSFGDVPALYLWQRLGRERNVATRGYPVGGYKAIIDALRASIEDAGGTVRTSAPVRRLRSTPDGSSLTLSDGEVLDAGQVISTVPLPMLRRIADEELASLLPRTELSYQGVVTGAFFLRRPLTGHYWTPVLRSDTGFDGVVEMSALTGPEAYGGAHLVYVMRYTDRGSRLYARDVEDIAARWTAQLRNLFPELTPEDVEEVRVFKAPFVEPVYPLGYLARRPPTTVDGTTLRLATTAHVYPDVTSWNSSVKLVNDVTDRVLDRIPTGTSPRSRPRSGGRPTRPRTARGAG, via the coding sequence GTGACGACCACTTCCTCACAAGTCGCGGTGATCGGCGGCGGTATCGGCGGCCTGGCCGCGGCCCATCGGCTCGCTCGCCACGGTGTCCAGGTGACGCTGTTGGAGGCCGGCGACCAACTCGGCGGCCTCGGAACCTTCTTCCCGTATCGGGACCGGTGGGTGGAGCGGTTCTACCACTGCGTCATGCCGACCGACTCCGATCTCCTGCGGCTGCTGGCGGAACTCGGCCTGGAAGACTCGGTACGGTGGCGGAAGACGACGATGGGCATGGTCGTCGACGGACGGCGGCACCGCTTCAACTCGGCTCTCGATCTGCTGCGGTTCACGCCGCTGCGGTTCCACGAGCGGGTTCGTTTCGGCGCGGTTTCACTGTTGTTGCGGAGACTGGGCCGAGGACGCGACCTCGACACGCTCCGCACCGAGGACTGGCTGCGCGGGCTCTACGGCCGTCGCGTGTGGGAAGAGCTCTTCGCTCCGATGTTCGGCTCGAAGTTCGGCTCGTCCTTCGGTGACGTTCCCGCGCTCTACCTGTGGCAAAGGCTGGGACGCGAACGGAATGTCGCGACGCGGGGATATCCCGTCGGCGGCTACAAGGCGATCATCGACGCGTTGCGCGCGTCCATCGAGGACGCGGGCGGGACCGTCCGCACGTCGGCGCCGGTGCGCCGGTTGCGCAGCACACCGGACGGCAGTTCCCTCACCCTTTCCGACGGCGAGGTGCTCGATGCCGGACAAGTGATCTCGACGGTGCCCTTGCCGATGCTTCGACGGATCGCCGACGAGGAACTCGCGTCCCTCCTACCGCGGACCGAACTCTCCTACCAGGGAGTGGTCACCGGCGCGTTCTTCCTGCGCCGCCCGTTGACAGGGCACTACTGGACACCGGTCCTGCGCTCGGACACCGGATTCGACGGTGTGGTCGAGATGTCCGCCCTCACCGGTCCTGAGGCCTACGGAGGCGCGCACCTCGTCTACGTCATGCGCTACACCGATCGCGGGTCGCGGCTCTACGCTCGTGACGTCGAGGACATCGCCGCTCGCTGGACGGCCCAGCTCAGGAACCTCTTCCCCGAGCTCACACCCGAAGACGTCGAGGAAGTACGGGTGTTCAAGGCACCGTTCGTCGAACCGGTGTATCCACTGGGCTATCTCGCCCGGCGGCCACCCACCACTGTGGACGGCACAACGCTACGGCTGGCCACCACCGCGCACGTCTACCCGGACGTGACGAGCTGGAACTCGAGCGTCAAACTCGTCAACGACGTGACAGACCGGGTTCTCGACCGCATACCCACGGGAACTTCGCCTCGATCGCGTCCGCGATCCGGCGGCAGGCCGACCCGTCCCCGTACGGCGAGGGGAGCAGGCTGA
- a CDS encoding glycosyltransferase: protein MSVEKTVLATRTEPERNAKTGGRAHVVLPAFNEEAALPALLRRIADVALTEQITVWVVDDGSSDRSAAVAESGFGGLEVRVVRHPVNLGLGRAVLSGLRAALKESGPDDIVVVMDADDTHDPGLISLLQAEIATGSDVAICSRFVPGGDDRTAPVFRRLLSRGAARLFRHALAVDGVRDFTSGYRAYRATLLTRASGHWGERLIEEQGFACMVELLLKLRHCHPVITEIPLALHYDRKQGPSKLKLRRTILQYVKLLARDRLSPAPFRKL, encoded by the coding sequence GTGTCAGTGGAGAAGACCGTTCTGGCCACCAGAACGGAACCGGAACGGAACGCGAAGACGGGTGGACGCGCACACGTCGTCCTCCCCGCGTTCAACGAAGAAGCAGCACTGCCCGCCCTGCTCCGGCGGATCGCCGACGTGGCGCTCACCGAACAGATCACCGTCTGGGTCGTCGACGACGGTTCGTCCGACCGGTCCGCCGCCGTCGCGGAGTCCGGTTTCGGCGGACTCGAGGTGCGCGTCGTCCGGCATCCGGTCAACCTCGGCTTGGGCCGTGCCGTACTGTCCGGACTCCGCGCGGCCCTGAAGGAGTCCGGTCCCGACGACATCGTCGTGGTCATGGACGCCGACGACACCCACGACCCCGGTCTGATCAGCTTGCTGCAGGCGGAAATCGCCACCGGTTCGGACGTCGCCATCTGCTCGCGGTTCGTCCCGGGCGGCGACGATCGGACCGCTCCTGTCTTCAGGCGCCTGCTCTCGCGCGGGGCGGCGCGGCTCTTCCGGCACGCGCTCGCCGTCGACGGCGTCCGTGATTTCACCAGTGGCTACCGCGCCTACCGCGCGACCCTGCTGACGAGGGCGTCGGGCCACTGGGGCGAGCGGCTCATCGAAGAACAGGGCTTCGCCTGCATGGTCGAGCTACTGCTCAAACTCCGCCACTGCCACCCGGTGATCACGGAGATCCCCTTGGCTCTGCACTACGACCGCAAACAGGGTCCGAGCAAGCTGAAGCTCCGGCGGACCATCCTGCAGTACGTGAAACTGCTCGCTCGCGATCGGCTCAGCCCGGCGCCCTTCCGGAAGCTGTGA